The Panulirus ornatus isolate Po-2019 chromosome 32, ASM3632096v1, whole genome shotgun sequence genome includes a window with the following:
- the LOC139759351 gene encoding uncharacterized protein, with protein MAPLAVLALLVVPLCVSSGSPRLQHGISARIYGQRRRCPRQTSCYPPTSYFNPCCLQLPPVDPTPPPTWVPPVDPTPPPTTPAPTNPPPTCPALTNPPTMPPTPPPTNPPTEPPIPIPPIPSTWCDIYGQCGCPVMPPACPFAAMAAGLRRRRRAQRKCYMNGHCPVGTSCCKDGCHGSKVCVASTPTPTPAAAHVHKVNVSVVMTSASRASHWFLTTHLYPFFRDLKDNLDVELIPYGKVTEGRCQFGLGDCLGNWMVSCAREHLPTQDAQLAFTSCLMTNTDLLQSYNFTSITYTAVKCAQSFPSKMKALYRCGVGLEGYRLFQEAGRRQYQLAPSVTEVPTVALDGVVVITRNEDIARFPGLVCARLRKVPQAQALCQRALNGR; from the exons GCAGTCTTggcgctgctggtggtgccgctgTGCGTGTCGTCAGGTTCCCCGCGCCTCCAGCACGGCATCAGCGCCAGGATCTACGGCCAACGCAGAAGGTGCCCTCGCCAGACCAGCTGCTACCCGCCCACCTCATACTTCAACCCGTGTTGCTTACAGCTTCCTCCTGTAGATCCCACTCCACCTCCTACTTGGGTGCCACCGGTGGATCCCACGCCACCTCCGACAACGCCTGCTCCAACTAACCCACCTCCGACATGCCCAGCTTTGACAAACCCACCCACAATGCCGCCCACTCCGCCtcccacaaacccacccaccgAACCGCCGATACCCATTCCACCTATACCGTCCACCTG GTGTGACATCTACGGCCAGTGTGGGTGTCCCGTTATGCCGCCTGCCTGCCCGTTCGCTGCCATGGCCGCTGGCTTACGCAGGCGTAGACGAGCCCAG CGCAAGTGTTACATGAACGGTCACTGTCCGGTGGGAACCTCCTGCTGCAAGGACGGCTGCCACGGATCCAAAGTCTGCGTCGCCtctacgcccacgcccacgccagcAGCAGCACATGTACataag GTGAATGTTAGCGTGGTGATGACGTCAGCCTCCCGGGCCTCACACTGGTTCCTCACCACGCACCTCTACCCTTTCTTCCGTGACCTCAAAGACAACCTAGACGTTGAACTCATTCCCTACGGCAAGGTCACTGAG GGCCGGTGCCAGTTCGGGCTGGGGGACTGCCTGGGCAACTGGATGGTATCGTGCGCTAGGGAACACCTGCCCACTCAGGATGCACAACTcgccttcacctcctgcctcatgACCAACACAGACCTCCTCCAGTCCTACAACTTCACCAGCATCACCTATACTGCTGTCAAG TGCGCCCAGTCCTTCCCCAGCAAGATGAAGGCGCTGTACAGGTGCGGCGTCGGGCTGGAGGGCTACCGCCTATTCCAGGAGGCCGGACGTCGGCAATACCAGCTGGCGCCTTCTGTTACAGAGGTGCCAACTGTGGCCTTAGACGGC gtggtggtgatcacaCGGAATGAAGACATTGCGCGTTTCCCCGGGCTGGTGTGCGCCAGGCTGAGGAAGGTGCCCCAGGCCCAGGCCCTCTGTCAACGAGCGCTAAACGGCCGCTAG
- the LOC139759220 gene encoding uncharacterized protein isoform X2: MKLKVLWIIAELVSMSLAVPIFSPVIGNGTLDQTNRVKRCRRYTSADYRGYYNHQCYYPYHYNCYNPCMNWPITAQPPTVTRPPYIPVWPTRPPRPPIDPTPPATRPPYTPIWPTVPPRPPIDPTPPATRPPYTPIWPTRPPRPPIDPTPPATRPPYTPIWPTVPPRPPIDPTPPATRPPYTPIWPTRPPRPPIDPTPPATRPPYTPIWPTVPPRPPIDPTPPATRPPYTPIWPTRPPRPPIDPTPPATRPPYTPIWPTVPPRPPIDPTPPATRPPYTPVWPTRPPRPPIDPTPPATRPPYTPIWPTRPPRPPIDPTPPATRPPYTPIWPTRPPRPPIDPTPPATRPPYTPVWPTRPPRPPIDPTPPATRPPYTPVWPTRPPRPPIDPTPPATRPPYTPIWPTVPPRPPTDPTPPQPTFPPVTSAYIRQRCSIMCESNETIFRCCEHSASPASGRKGGECPAQVSTCPEQPNNSNLHSHKFCKIDNQCEEGEGCCYDRCLEDYVCATLSAPHQHRQSPQELHSNYDPYAEPQAHHQPRPPASQPQPQTQPPGLNERSAVSVAHKNTAEQAVTTIQVLGPWDDPRNFKFLKEELLPLVKHFSRYVSVQLLPDVPQRASRKSVELVMCGSRHVTGQQDQVTFALCLTTVGQGSSPHTTSLMSQAKKCARQQRQRWKPLRTCVSSGEGRQLLKKAQRRRKQLLQTATRKQATREDSIAPVVAVDGVVVEGEASSTPGWLARLTVCSRLGETPEVASMCPHAPGTAR; this comes from the exons ATGAAGCTCAAA GTATTATGGATCATCGCAGAATTGGTATCAATGTCCTTAGCAGTACCCATCTTCAGTCCTGTTATTGGCAATGGTACCCTTGATCAAACTAACAGAGTCAAACGGTGTCGCAGATATACTTCAGCAGATTACAGGGGTTACTACAACCACCAGTGCTATTATCCATATCATTACAACTGCTATAACCCGTGCATGAATTGGCCTATTACAGCACAACCACCCACGGTGACCAGGCCTCCATATATTCCAGTATGGCCCACAAGACCCCCACGTCCACCAATAGACCCAACACCCCCTGCAACCAGACCTCCATATACTCCAATATGGCCTACAGTGCCCCCACGTCCACCAATAGACCCAACACCCCCTGCAACCAGACCTCCATATACTCCAATATGGCCTACAAGACCTCCACGTCCACCAATAGACCCAACACCCCCTGCAACCAGACCTCCATATACTCCAATATGGCCTACAGTTCCCCCACGTCCACCAATAGACCCAACACCCCCTGCAACCAGACCTCCATATACTCCAATATGGCCTACAAGACCTCCACGTCCACCAATAGACCCAACACCCCCTGCAACCAGACCTCCATATACTCCAATATGGCCTACAGTGCCCCCACGTCCACCAATAGACCCAACACCCCCTGCAACCAGACCTCCATATACTCCAATATGGCCTACAAGACCTCCACGTCCACCAATAGACCCAACACCCCCTGCAACCAGACCTCCATATACTCCAATATGGCCTACAGTGCCCCCACGTCCACCGATAGACCCTACACCCCCTGCAACCAGACCTCCATATACTCCAGTATGGCCTACAAGACCCCCACGTCCACCAATAGACCCAACACCCCCTGCAACCAGACCTCCATATACTCCAATATGGCCTACACGACCCCCACGTCCACCAATAGACCCAACACCCCCTGCAACCAGACCTCCATATACTCCAATATGGCCTACACGACCCCCACGTCCACCGATAGACCCTACACCCCCTGCAACCAGACCTCCATATACTCCAGTATGGCCTACAAGACCCCCACGTCCACCAATAGACCCAACACCCCCTGCAACCAGACCTCCATATACTCCAGTATGGCCTACAAGACCCCCACGTCCACCAATAGACCCAACACCCCCTGCAACCAGACCTCCATATACTCCAATATGGCCTACAGTGCCCCCACGTCCACCAACAGACCCAACACCCCCGCAGCCAACGTTTCCCCCAGTAACGAGCGCTTACATCAGACAAAG GTGCAGCATAATGTGTGAGAGCAATGAAACAATATTCCGCTGCTGCGAACATT CAGCCTCACCAGCCTCTGGCCGAAAGGGAGGTGAATGTCCGGCTCAAGTATCGACGTGCCCAGAGCAACCCAACAACAGCAACCTTCATTCACATAAG TTTTGTAAGATTGACAACCAGTGCGAAGAAGGCGAGGGATGTTGCTACGACCGTTGCCTCGAGGATTACGTGTGTGCTACGCTCAGCGCCCCTCACCAACACCGCCAGTCACCACAGGAGTTACACTCAAATTACGACCCATATGCAGAACCACAGGCACACCATCAACCCCGGCCACCAgcatcacaaccccagccacagacACAACCTCCTGGTCTCAACGAAAGGTCCGCGGTATCAGTTGCACACAAGAACACAGCAGAG CAAGCTGTGACAACCATACAAGTGCTGGGGCCGTGGGACGACCCAAGAAACTTTAAGTTCCTGAAAGAAGAGCTCTTGCCTCTGGTGAAACATTTCAGTCGCTACGTCAGTGTTCAGCTGCTGCCTGACGTCCCTCAG AGAGCGTCACGGAAGAGTGTggagctggtgatgtgtggtagccGTCACGTGACCGGTCAACAGGACCAGGTGACTTTCGCCCTCTGCCTCACCACTGTTGGCCAGGgatcatcacctcacaccacttccCTCATGTCCCAAGCCAAAAAG TGTGCCAGACAGCAACGACAAAGATGGAAACCATTGCGTACCTGTGTCAGTTCAGGAGAGGGCCGCCAACTGCTGAAGAAGGCCCAGCGGCGCCGCAAGCAACTGCTGCAGACGGCTACACGTAAGCAGGCTACAAGAGAAGACAGCATAGCGCCTGTAGTAGCTGTTGATGGG GTAGTGGTGGAGGGCGAAGCTTCCTCGACTCCTGGATGGTTGGCCAGGCTAACGGTGTGCAGCCGCCTGGGGGAGACGCCGGAGGTGGCTTCCATGTGTCCACACGCACCTGGGACTGCACGCTAG
- the LOC139759220 gene encoding uncharacterized protein isoform X1, translating to MKLKVLWIIAELVSMSLAVPIFSPVIGNGTLDQTNRVKRCRRYTSADYRGYYNHQCYYPYHYNCYNPCMNWPITAQPPTVTRPPYIPVWPTRPPRPPIDPTPPATRPPYTPIWPTVPPRPPIDPTPPATRPPYTPIWPTRPPRPPIDPTPPATRPPYTPIWPTVPPRPPIDPTPPATRPPYTPIWPTRPPRPPIDPTPPATRPPYTPIWPTVPPRPPIDPTPPATRPPYTPIWPTRPPRPPIDPTPPATRPPYTPIWPTVPPRPPIDPTPPATRPPYTPVWPTRPPRPPIDPTPPATRPPYTPIWPTRPPRPPIDPTPPATRPPYTPIWPTRPPRPPIDPTPPATRPPYTPVWPTRPPRPPIDPTPPATRPPYTPVWPTRPPRPPIDPTPPATRPPYTPIWPTVPPRPPTDPTPPQPTFPPVTSAYIRQRCSIMCESNETIFRCCEHSSPASGRKGGECPAQVSTCPEQPNNSNLHSHKFCKIDNQCEEGEGCCYDRCLEDYVCATLSAPHQHRQSPQELHSNYDPYAEPQAHHQPRPPASQPQPQTQPPGLNERSAVSVAHKNTAEQAVTTIQVLGPWDDPRNFKFLKEELLPLVKHFSRYVSVQLLPDVPQRASRKSVELVMCGSRHVTGQQDQVTFALCLTTVGQGSSPHTTSLMSQAKKCARQQRQRWKPLRTCVSSGEGRQLLKKAQRRRKQLLQTATRKQATREDSIAPVVAVDGVVVEGEASSTPGWLARLTVCSRLGETPEVASMCPHAPGTAR from the exons ATGAAGCTCAAA GTATTATGGATCATCGCAGAATTGGTATCAATGTCCTTAGCAGTACCCATCTTCAGTCCTGTTATTGGCAATGGTACCCTTGATCAAACTAACAGAGTCAAACGGTGTCGCAGATATACTTCAGCAGATTACAGGGGTTACTACAACCACCAGTGCTATTATCCATATCATTACAACTGCTATAACCCGTGCATGAATTGGCCTATTACAGCACAACCACCCACGGTGACCAGGCCTCCATATATTCCAGTATGGCCCACAAGACCCCCACGTCCACCAATAGACCCAACACCCCCTGCAACCAGACCTCCATATACTCCAATATGGCCTACAGTGCCCCCACGTCCACCAATAGACCCAACACCCCCTGCAACCAGACCTCCATATACTCCAATATGGCCTACAAGACCTCCACGTCCACCAATAGACCCAACACCCCCTGCAACCAGACCTCCATATACTCCAATATGGCCTACAGTTCCCCCACGTCCACCAATAGACCCAACACCCCCTGCAACCAGACCTCCATATACTCCAATATGGCCTACAAGACCTCCACGTCCACCAATAGACCCAACACCCCCTGCAACCAGACCTCCATATACTCCAATATGGCCTACAGTGCCCCCACGTCCACCAATAGACCCAACACCCCCTGCAACCAGACCTCCATATACTCCAATATGGCCTACAAGACCTCCACGTCCACCAATAGACCCAACACCCCCTGCAACCAGACCTCCATATACTCCAATATGGCCTACAGTGCCCCCACGTCCACCGATAGACCCTACACCCCCTGCAACCAGACCTCCATATACTCCAGTATGGCCTACAAGACCCCCACGTCCACCAATAGACCCAACACCCCCTGCAACCAGACCTCCATATACTCCAATATGGCCTACACGACCCCCACGTCCACCAATAGACCCAACACCCCCTGCAACCAGACCTCCATATACTCCAATATGGCCTACACGACCCCCACGTCCACCGATAGACCCTACACCCCCTGCAACCAGACCTCCATATACTCCAGTATGGCCTACAAGACCCCCACGTCCACCAATAGACCCAACACCCCCTGCAACCAGACCTCCATATACTCCAGTATGGCCTACAAGACCCCCACGTCCACCAATAGACCCAACACCCCCTGCAACCAGACCTCCATATACTCCAATATGGCCTACAGTGCCCCCACGTCCACCAACAGACCCAACACCCCCGCAGCCAACGTTTCCCCCAGTAACGAGCGCTTACATCAGACAAAG GTGCAGCATAATGTGTGAGAGCAATGAAACAATATTCCGCTGCTGCGAACATT CCTCACCAGCCTCTGGCCGAAAGGGAGGTGAATGTCCGGCTCAAGTATCGACGTGCCCAGAGCAACCCAACAACAGCAACCTTCATTCACATAAG TTTTGTAAGATTGACAACCAGTGCGAAGAAGGCGAGGGATGTTGCTACGACCGTTGCCTCGAGGATTACGTGTGTGCTACGCTCAGCGCCCCTCACCAACACCGCCAGTCACCACAGGAGTTACACTCAAATTACGACCCATATGCAGAACCACAGGCACACCATCAACCCCGGCCACCAgcatcacaaccccagccacagacACAACCTCCTGGTCTCAACGAAAGGTCCGCGGTATCAGTTGCACACAAGAACACAGCAGAG CAAGCTGTGACAACCATACAAGTGCTGGGGCCGTGGGACGACCCAAGAAACTTTAAGTTCCTGAAAGAAGAGCTCTTGCCTCTGGTGAAACATTTCAGTCGCTACGTCAGTGTTCAGCTGCTGCCTGACGTCCCTCAG AGAGCGTCACGGAAGAGTGTggagctggtgatgtgtggtagccGTCACGTGACCGGTCAACAGGACCAGGTGACTTTCGCCCTCTGCCTCACCACTGTTGGCCAGGgatcatcacctcacaccacttccCTCATGTCCCAAGCCAAAAAG TGTGCCAGACAGCAACGACAAAGATGGAAACCATTGCGTACCTGTGTCAGTTCAGGAGAGGGCCGCCAACTGCTGAAGAAGGCCCAGCGGCGCCGCAAGCAACTGCTGCAGACGGCTACACGTAAGCAGGCTACAAGAGAAGACAGCATAGCGCCTGTAGTAGCTGTTGATGGG GTAGTGGTGGAGGGCGAAGCTTCCTCGACTCCTGGATGGTTGGCCAGGCTAACGGTGTGCAGCCGCCTGGGGGAGACGCCGGAGGTGGCTTCCATGTGTCCACACGCACCTGGGACTGCACGCTAG